A region from the Actinomycetes bacterium genome encodes:
- a CDS encoding fatty acid desaturase, whose translation MAAAGCGDAAARGRPAGRRRPGGPAGLGPRGRLAGPRPDGRLLRVRRARSQPGLPPWADAPELHGGPGPSGHAGRRRGDGLRGGPDRLGDHPPPPPGVHRPAGGPALALPLRHRTGRAGPGLLDAHVGWLFRNDPTPPERWAPDLLAEPAIVRVARWFPALAVLSLALPCVLGWAITGTLAGGLLAPLWAGLVRVALFQHVTWSVNSPCHVLGDRPFRTRPYDRATNLWPLAVPSFGESWHNAHHADPTCARHGGDPHQLDISSEVLRVIERVG comes from the coding sequence CTGGCGGCTGCAGGTTGCGGTGACGCTGCTGCTCGTGGCCGGCCCGCTGGCCGCCGTCGTCCTGGGGGTCCGGCTGGCCTAGGGCCACGGGGTCGGCTGGCTGGACCTCGCCCTGATGGCCGGCTTCTACGTGTTCGCCGGGCTCGGAGTCAGCCTGGGCTACCACCGTGGGCTGACGCACCGGAGCTACACGGCGGTCCCGGGCCTTCGGGTCACGCTGGCCGTCGCCGGGGCGATGGCCTTCGAGGGGGACCCGATCGGCTGGGTGACCATCCACCGCCGCCACCAGGCGTACACCGACCGGCCGGGGGACCCGCACTCGCTCTACCGCTACGGCACCGGACCGGTCGGGCAGGTCCCGGGCTGCTCGACGCCCACGTCGGCTGGCTGTTCCGCAACGACCCGACTCCGCCCGAGCGGTGGGCGCCGGACCTGCTCGCTGAACCGGCCATCGTGCGGGTCGCGCGGTGGTTCCCGGCGCTGGCCGTCTTGTCCCTTGCGCTGCCGTGCGTCCTCGGCTGGGCGATCACCGGCACCCTCGCGGGTGGCCTGCTCGCGCCGCTGTGGGCGGGGCTGGTGCGCGTCGCGCTGTTCCAGCATGTGACGTGGAGCGTCAACTCGCCGTGTCACGTGCTGGGCGACCGGCCGTTCCGGACGAGGCCGTACGACCGTGCCACTAACCTGTGGCCGCTGGCCGTGCCGTCGTTCGGTGAGAGCTGGCACAACGCCCACCACGCCGACCCGACCTGCGCCCGGCACGGTGGCGACCCGCATCAGCTGGACATCTCCTCGGAGGTGCTGCGCGTGATCGAGCGGGTCGGATGA
- a CDS encoding ANTAR domain-containing protein — protein MAGVATIGLIQQRTIHEGRLLTEQLRVALDSRVVLEQAKGALAERAGLDVAQAFDLMRGHARRRRRLLADVARDVLAGALGLGDLRGA, from the coding sequence ATGGCCGGCGTCGCCACCATCGGGCTGATCCAGCAGCGGACGATCCACGAAGGCCGGCTGCTCACCGAGCAGCTGCGGGTGGCGCTGGACAGCCGGGTCGTCCTGGAGCAGGCCAAGGGTGCGCTGGCCGAGCGGGCCGGCCTCGATGTGGCGCAGGCCTTCGACCTCATGCGCGGCCACGCGCGGCGCCGCCGGCGGCTGCTGGCCGACGTGGCGCGCGATGTGCTGGCCGGGGCCCTCGGCCTGGGAGACCTGCGCGGGGCGTAG